The proteins below come from a single Pseudarthrobacter sp. SSS035 genomic window:
- a CDS encoding PspA/IM30 family protein, giving the protein MVKQSIFGRIAQLAKANINTLLDNAEDPQKMLDQMVRDYTNNIAEAESAVAQTIGNLRMLQDDYREDIKNAQDWGNKALAASRKADEYRSAGDSVDAEKFDNLAKVALQRQMSAESEAKGAEPSIASQTEVVDKLKSGLDQMKGKLNELTSKRNELVARSKTAAAQSQVHDAIKSIDFMDPTSEVGRFEEKIRREEAKVRGQQELAASSLDAQFNQLEDLGEQVEIEARLAALKSGGAKPAIGASGARSESTVDEADFDKL; this is encoded by the coding sequence ATGGTTAAGCAGTCCATTTTCGGCCGGATCGCACAGCTGGCAAAGGCAAACATCAACACTTTGCTGGACAACGCTGAGGATCCGCAGAAGATGCTGGACCAGATGGTCCGGGACTACACCAACAACATTGCGGAGGCTGAGTCCGCCGTAGCCCAGACCATCGGCAACCTGCGTATGCTCCAGGATGACTACCGCGAGGACATCAAGAATGCCCAGGACTGGGGCAACAAGGCCCTTGCCGCATCTCGCAAGGCTGACGAATACCGCAGCGCCGGCGACAGCGTAGACGCCGAGAAGTTCGACAACCTCGCGAAGGTAGCGCTGCAGCGCCAGATGTCCGCGGAAAGCGAAGCCAAGGGTGCTGAGCCGAGCATCGCCTCGCAGACCGAGGTAGTGGACAAGCTCAAGTCGGGCCTGGACCAGATGAAGGGCAAGCTCAACGAGCTCACTAGCAAGCGCAACGAGCTGGTTGCGCGCTCCAAGACGGCCGCGGCACAGTCGCAGGTGCACGACGCCATCAAGAGCATCGACTTCATGGATCCCACCAGCGAAGTTGGCCGCTTCGAAGAGAAAATCCGCCGCGAAGAGGCCAAGGTCCGCGGCCAGCAGGAGCTTGCCGCGTCGAGCCTGGACGCCCAGTTCAACCAGCTGGAAGACCTCGGCGAGCAGGTGGAAATCGAAGCACGCCTGGCAGCCCTGAAGTCCGGCGGGGCCAAGCCGGCCATCGGCGCTTCCGGCGCGAGGTCCGAGTCCACAGTCGACGAAGCCGACTTCGACAAGCTGTAG
- a CDS encoding TPM domain-containing protein, whose amino-acid sequence MRSKFKRILAVIGLTGLLAVPAGAAWAEDPVPIPSGTNVVDKANVLGGRSGEVQEAIQKLLKDHKYNLYVVTVDTFTNPTVPADWAAAVATNKGMGRSDAVLAIAKDDGKFSFVLNSASPIKSKQGAISQNAVTANLAGGKKDFAQAAIDTAGAIGDAAGGGSGNVPSGDGAGAAILVGTGLVAAGGAGAYLYFRNRRKKAALSSSASYGPQGAELDPLASLSIEELRRKSGSLIIEADDAIKSSEQELGFAEAQYGDAAVGNFTKALAEAKAHMTESFKLQQQLDDHIPDTEEQQRSWLGEIIRRSEAALGSLQEQKADFDSLRELEKNAPQALAAISAGAHDADAKIASAEQSLTALRAKYADSALVQVADNITQAKERLAFVQNATATAQEKLSEGEGSLAAVAVRASEESLHQTNVLLDAIAKVSTSLDEARNGLEAAVVETSQDLAQAKAMIQSGEHPELAGPVAGVEAALGQVKAEIQGGKIDPIATLQRVETAHQALDQSLTGIRNQQDQARRAQASLQQTIMSAQAQISATSDYITARRGGVGTEARTRLAESQRNLDYALSISRNDPVTALTYAQQAHALAAQAAQLAQADVDNFGGYANQGFGGGGMFGGRGGGGGGLGGAILGGILINSILNGGSGGGWGGGHSDGGGGWGGDSGGGDFGGGDFGGGDSGSF is encoded by the coding sequence GGTCAAAGTTCAAACGTATCCTCGCCGTGATCGGCCTGACCGGGCTGCTCGCGGTTCCTGCCGGCGCGGCTTGGGCTGAGGATCCGGTGCCGATCCCGTCCGGAACGAACGTTGTGGACAAAGCCAACGTTCTCGGCGGCCGCAGCGGCGAAGTCCAGGAAGCCATCCAGAAGCTCCTGAAGGACCACAAGTACAACCTCTATGTGGTGACTGTGGACACGTTCACCAACCCAACCGTTCCAGCTGACTGGGCCGCGGCCGTTGCGACGAACAAGGGCATGGGCAGGTCCGACGCCGTCCTGGCGATAGCCAAGGATGACGGCAAATTCAGCTTCGTCCTGAACTCTGCCAGCCCCATCAAGTCCAAACAGGGAGCCATCAGCCAGAACGCCGTCACGGCCAACCTGGCTGGCGGCAAGAAGGACTTCGCCCAGGCTGCCATTGACACCGCTGGAGCCATCGGCGATGCAGCAGGCGGCGGCAGCGGCAATGTCCCCTCGGGTGATGGCGCCGGAGCAGCCATCCTCGTTGGCACGGGCTTAGTTGCCGCCGGCGGGGCTGGCGCCTACCTGTACTTCCGCAACCGGCGCAAGAAGGCCGCCCTGTCGTCCAGCGCCAGCTACGGACCCCAGGGTGCCGAGCTCGATCCGCTGGCTTCACTAAGCATCGAGGAACTCCGGCGCAAGAGCGGCTCGCTGATCATCGAGGCCGACGACGCCATCAAGTCCAGCGAACAGGAACTCGGATTCGCGGAAGCCCAGTACGGCGATGCCGCGGTGGGGAACTTCACGAAGGCCCTGGCCGAAGCCAAAGCCCACATGACCGAATCCTTCAAGCTCCAGCAGCAGCTTGACGACCACATCCCGGACACGGAAGAACAGCAGCGCAGTTGGCTCGGCGAAATCATCCGCCGCTCAGAGGCGGCGCTCGGCTCGCTCCAGGAGCAAAAGGCCGACTTCGACTCGCTCCGCGAACTCGAGAAGAACGCCCCGCAGGCACTGGCCGCCATCAGTGCCGGAGCGCACGACGCGGATGCCAAGATTGCCAGCGCCGAACAGTCACTGACGGCATTGCGCGCCAAGTACGCGGACAGCGCACTGGTCCAGGTCGCTGACAACATCACCCAGGCCAAGGAACGCCTGGCCTTTGTGCAGAATGCCACGGCCACCGCCCAGGAGAAGCTCAGCGAAGGCGAGGGAAGCCTTGCAGCAGTCGCCGTGCGGGCATCTGAAGAAAGCCTGCACCAGACCAACGTTCTGCTGGACGCCATCGCCAAGGTGTCCACAAGCCTGGACGAAGCCCGCAACGGCCTGGAGGCGGCCGTCGTCGAAACCTCCCAGGACCTCGCGCAGGCGAAAGCCATGATCCAGTCCGGCGAACACCCAGAACTCGCCGGCCCGGTAGCCGGCGTTGAGGCCGCCCTGGGCCAGGTCAAAGCCGAAATCCAGGGCGGGAAAATCGATCCCATCGCCACCCTGCAGCGCGTTGAAACAGCACATCAGGCCCTGGACCAGTCCCTCACCGGCATCCGGAACCAGCAGGACCAGGCCCGCCGCGCCCAGGCGTCGCTGCAGCAGACCATCATGTCGGCGCAGGCGCAGATCAGTGCCACGTCGGACTACATCACCGCCCGCCGCGGCGGCGTAGGCACCGAGGCCCGTACACGGCTCGCCGAGTCCCAGCGCAACCTCGACTACGCACTGTCCATCTCGCGCAACGATCCCGTCACCGCGCTGACTTACGCCCAGCAGGCCCACGCCCTCGCGGCCCAGGCAGCGCAACTCGCCCAGGCTGACGTCGACAACTTTGGTGGCTACGCCAACCAAGGCTTCGGCGGCGGTGGCATGTTCGGCGGGCGCGGCGGAGGCGGCGGCGGCCTCGGGGGCGCCATCCTTGGCGGTATCCTCATCAACTCCATCCTCAACGGCGGCAGCGGCGGAGGCTGGGGCGGAGGCCACAGCGACGGCGGCGGCGGCTGGGGCGGTGACTCCGGCGGAGGGGACTTCGGCGGCGGAGATTTCGGCGGCGGAGACTCGGGAAGTTTCTGA